One window of the Candidatus Poribacteria bacterium genome contains the following:
- a CDS encoding DUF815 domain-containing protein, which produces RGLSLSTKELHPKALEWEASSSGRSGRVARQFVDDLAGQLGLDGPA; this is translated from the coding sequence AGCGTGGGTTGTCTCTCTCGACGAAGGAGCTGCATCCGAAAGCGTTAGAGTGGGAAGCGTCGTCGAGTGGTCGATCAGGACGGGTCGCGCGCCAGTTCGTTGATGACCTTGCAGGGCAGTTGGGATTGGACGGACCAGCATGA